In Pikeienuella piscinae, the sequence CGAACGCGGCGTGGCCGAACTGGTCGTAGGCGGCCTTCTTTTCAGGGTCCTTCAGGACGTCATAAGCCTCGTTGACGGCCTTGAACTTCTCGGCGGCCTTGGGGTCGCTCTTGTTTCGGTCGGGATGGAGATCGCGCGCGAGTCGGCGATAGGCTTTCTTCAGATCGCCTTCCGATGCGCCGCGCTCGACGCCCAGAGTTTCATAGAAATCTCGCTTAGCCATTGGGTTCCGCCGCGAACTGAGACTGTTCTGAATAAGCCGCGCCGATCCCGGGGCCAAGGGGAGAATTCATGGCCCCGGGAATGTCTATAGGCGTCGGACGCGATGCGCAGGTCAGGACTTTTTCTCGTCGTCCTTGACCTCTTCGAAATCGGCGTCGACGACATCGTCCTCCGCTTTCGCTTTGGGCTCTTCGCCATCGCCCGCAGGCGCGGCGGATTCGGCTTCCGCCATCTGCGCCTTGTAGATCGCCTCGCCGAGCTTCATCGACGTTTCGGTCAGGGCCTGGGTCTTCTCCTTGATCGCGTCGATATCGTCGCCATCGGCGGCTTCCTTGAGCGCCGCCACCGCCGCCTCGATCTCCGCCTTCACGTCGGCCTCGACCTTGTCGCCGTGTTCGGCCAGCGACTTTTCGGTCGAATGCACAAGGCTTTCGGCGTGGTTCTTCGCCTCGACCCCAGCGCGACGCGCCTTGTCGGCCTCGGCGTTCTCCTCCGCCTCCTTCACCATCGCTTCGATATCCTCGTCGGAAAGCCCGCCCGAGGCCTGGATGGTGATCTTCTGCTCCTTGTTGGTGCCCTTGTCCTTCGCCTTGACGGACACGATGCCGTTCACGTCGATATCGAAGGTCACCTCGATCTGCGGCATGCCGCGCGGCGCCGGGGGGATGTTCTCGAGATTGAACTGGCCGAGCAACTTGTTGTCCGCCGCCATCTCGCGCTCACCCTGGAAGACCCGGATGGTGACCGCGGACTGGTTGTCCTCGGCGGTCGAGAACGTCTGGCTCTTTTCCGTCGGGATCGCCGTGTTGCGGTCGATCAGCCGGGTGAAGACGCCGCCCAGCGTTTCGATGCCGAGCGAAAGCGGCGTAACGTCAAGAAGCGTGACGTCCGTGACGTCGCCCTTCAACACGCCGGCCTGAATCGCCGCGCCCATGGCGACGACCTCGTCCGGGTTCACGCCCTTGTGCGGTTCCCTGCCAAAGAACGACTTCACCGTCTCGATGACCTTCGGCATCCGCGTCATGCCGCCGACGAGAATGACCTCGTCGATATCGGCCGCGCTGACCCCGGCGTCCTTCAGCGCTTTCTTGCAGGGCTCGAGGGTCCGCTTCACCAGATCCTCGACAATGCTCTCCAGTTTCGCCCGGGTCAGTTTCAGCGTCAGATGCTTCGGCCCGGTGGCGTCGGCGGTGATGTAGGGCAGGTTGATTTCGGTCTGCGACGCCGACGAAAGCTCGATCTTCGCCTTCTCCGCAGCTTCCTTCAGGCGCTGGAGTGCGAGCTTGTCATCCCGCAGATCGACCGAGTTCTCCTTCTTGAACTCGTCGGCGAGATAATCGACCAGCCTGAGGTCGAAATCCTCGCCGCCGAGGAAGGTGTCGCCATTGGTCGACTGAACCTGGAACAGACCTTCGCCGATTTCGAGAATCGAGATATCGAAGGTGCCGCCGCCGAGGTCATAGACCGCGATGCGCTTGTCGCCTTCCTTGTCGAGCCCGTAGGCGAGCGCGGCTGCGGTTGGCTCGTTGATGATACGCAGCACCTCAAGTCCGGCGATCTTGCCGGCGTCCTTGGTGGCCTGCCGCTGAGCGTCGTTGAAATAGGCGGGCACCGTAATAACGGCCTGGGAGACAGTCTCGCCCAGGTAGCTTTCAGCGGTCTCCTTCATCTTCTGCAGGATGAAGGCGGAAATCTGGCTCGGGGAGTATTTCTCGCCCCGGCTCTCGACCCAGGCGTCGCCATTGCCGCCCTTGACGATGGCGTAGGGCACCATCTTCTTGTCCTTCTCGACGGCCTTGTCGTCATAGCGCCGTCCGATCAGGCGCTTGACCGCGAAGAGCGTGTTCGCGGGGTTGGTGACGGCCTGACGTTTGGCCGCCTGACCGACCAGCCGCTCGCCGCTCTCGGTGAAGGCGACGACGGAGGGCGTGGTGCGCGCGCCCTCGGCATTTTCGACGACTTTCGGGCTCGCGCCGTCCATGATCGAAACGCAGGAGTTCGTGGTCCCGAGATCGATTCCGATAACCTTGGCCATTATCTAAGTCCTTTCTTTCGGCGATGTCCGGCCGTCGGGTCCCTGAAGGCCCCCGCAGCCTATCCCTTTGGTGATCTTTGCGCAGGTCCCGTCCCGCGTGTTCCGCCGCTATATAGTTGTGACTTTTTTGCCTCGCAACGTGTTGAAGAGAGTTTGTCGCGGATTTCTGGCCGGGAGAGGCGATATTCGCGCCTTTCCGCGAAACGCGGGCTTTCTCGCCGCTGCGAAGCAAGCATATGCGGCGCGATTCGGGCTTGCCCCGCGCGGAGGAAATCCGCCGAATGGCGTCATGCTTCCGGATGGCGTCACGCTCCATGACGGGTTCCTCGACGCGGTTGCGCAGATCGCGTTGGTCGGCGCGCTTCGCACGGTCGCCGCCGTCGCGCCGCCGCGACGCATGGAGGCGCCGAACGGACGGCGCATGTCGGTTGCGATGACCTCGGCCGGGCGGGTCGGCTGGGTCACGGACCGCAAGGGTTATCGCTATGAGCCTCGCCAGATGAACGGCGCTCCCTGGCCGCCGATCCCGGCGGAGGCGCTGGCGATCTGGCGCGCGGTGTCCGGGTGGGATTCGGACCCCGATTGCCTTCTGCTCAATCACTATGCGGAGGGCGCGAAGATGGGGCTTCATCGCGACGCCGATGAAGGCGAGTTCGCGGCGCCCGTCGTCTCGGTCTCGCTCGGCGATCCCGCGCGTTTTCGTATCGGCGGGCTGGCGCGGCGCGACTCGACGAAAAGCTTCGAGCTGCGCTCGGGCGACGTTCTTGTGATGGGCGGCGCGTCGCGGCTCATCTGGCACGGCGTCGATCGGATCCGCTACGGCGTCTCGCCGTTGCTGGCGCGGGGCGGACGGCTCAATCTGACGATGCGGGTGGTGGCCGGCTGAGCGCGCGGTCGCGAAGCAGGTGAAGAGCGCGCTAATACAGCCTGTCCGCATAACGCCGGTCGAGTTCATCGGGCGTGAGCTGAGGCACGTCTTTTCGGGAATGATCCCTGATCATCTCGCCCATGCTTGGCAACTCGTCCCGCTGCGGCCATGACTCCGGCGCCCACATGCGCGCGCGCAGAAACGACCGCGAACAATGGAGAAAGACCTCCTCGACCGCGATCCTCAGCACCGTGATCGGCAACCGGCCCTTCGTTTCGAAGAGCGCGCGCAGCGGCTCGTCGTCGTGGATCGAGGCGACGCCGTTGACGCGCAGGGTCTCCTTCACGTTCGGGATCAGCGAGAGCAGGCCGACATGCGGATGCCGGACGATGTTCGTGAGCCCATCAATCCGGTTGTTGCCGGGCCAGTCGGGCACAAGTAGATGTTTGTCGTCCTCAACCTTGCAAAGTCCCGGCGCGTCGCCTTTCGGCGACACGTCGAGCTTGGCGCCGTCGGAGGTCGCGATCAGCGCGAAGGGAGACAGCTCGAACCAGCGACGGCAATGCCGGTCGAGATGGTCAATCTCCTTCGCCGCCGCGATCTCCATCGGTTCGCCGTAGATCGCGCGCAACGCGGCTTCGGTCGTTATCTGCATTCGAGTTCCCCCACGGGCCGCAACACGGACGCCGTGGGCGGCGCCCGCCGGTTCACGTGTCTGTCGGTTCGGTTGGCGCGCCGTCGTTCTCACGGCTGTCGTTCTCCGCGCCTTGCGCCGGCGCGCCGTTTTCCGGCGCCTTCGCCACGCCGACCATCGCCGGGCGCAATAGCCTGGAGGCGATTGTGAAACCGGATTGCATCACCTCGATCACCCCGCCCGGCGGCGCGCCCGGAACCTCGGCCTCGAACATCGCCTGGTGGAGGTTCGGGTTGAATTTCTCGCCGATCTCGGGCTCCACGACCTCGATCCGGTGCTTGGCGAAGGCTGCGAGCAATT encodes:
- a CDS encoding alpha-ketoglutarate-dependent dioxygenase AlkB, yielding MLPDGVTLHDGFLDAVAQIALVGALRTVAAVAPPRRMEAPNGRRMSVAMTSAGRVGWVTDRKGYRYEPRQMNGAPWPPIPAEALAIWRAVSGWDSDPDCLLLNHYAEGAKMGLHRDADEGEFAAPVVSVSLGDPARFRIGGLARRDSTKSFELRSGDVLVMGGASRLIWHGVDRIRYGVSPLLARGGRLNLTMRVVAG
- the dnaK gene encoding molecular chaperone DnaK; this translates as MAKVIGIDLGTTNSCVSIMDGASPKVVENAEGARTTPSVVAFTESGERLVGQAAKRQAVTNPANTLFAVKRLIGRRYDDKAVEKDKKMVPYAIVKGGNGDAWVESRGEKYSPSQISAFILQKMKETAESYLGETVSQAVITVPAYFNDAQRQATKDAGKIAGLEVLRIINEPTAAALAYGLDKEGDKRIAVYDLGGGTFDISILEIGEGLFQVQSTNGDTFLGGEDFDLRLVDYLADEFKKENSVDLRDDKLALQRLKEAAEKAKIELSSASQTEINLPYITADATGPKHLTLKLTRAKLESIVEDLVKRTLEPCKKALKDAGVSAADIDEVILVGGMTRMPKVIETVKSFFGREPHKGVNPDEVVAMGAAIQAGVLKGDVTDVTLLDVTPLSLGIETLGGVFTRLIDRNTAIPTEKSQTFSTAEDNQSAVTIRVFQGEREMAADNKLLGQFNLENIPPAPRGMPQIEVTFDIDVNGIVSVKAKDKGTNKEQKITIQASGGLSDEDIEAMVKEAEENAEADKARRAGVEAKNHAESLVHSTEKSLAEHGDKVEADVKAEIEAAVAALKEAADGDDIDAIKEKTQALTETSMKLGEAIYKAQMAEAESAAPAGDGEEPKAKAEDDVVDADFEEVKDDEKKS
- a CDS encoding pyridoxamine 5'-phosphate oxidase family protein, producing MQITTEAALRAIYGEPMEIAAAKEIDHLDRHCRRWFELSPFALIATSDGAKLDVSPKGDAPGLCKVEDDKHLLVPDWPGNNRIDGLTNIVRHPHVGLLSLIPNVKETLRVNGVASIHDDEPLRALFETKGRLPITVLRIAVEEVFLHCSRSFLRARMWAPESWPQRDELPSMGEMIRDHSRKDVPQLTPDELDRRYADRLY